One part of the Glycine soja cultivar W05 chromosome 11, ASM419377v2, whole genome shotgun sequence genome encodes these proteins:
- the LOC114375433 gene encoding GDSL esterase/lipase At5g45950-like — protein MELQLILVKMILALAMAMMMMMPCYSVAVDINQQVRQVAAKHNVSCLLVFGDSSVDSGNNNALHTTMKSNFPPYGKDFFDSRPTGRFSNGRLATDFVAEALGYRKAIPPFLDPNLKPEDLQYGVSFASAATGFDDYTAEVSNVLSVSKQIEYFAHYKIHLKNAVGEERAEFITRNALYIISMGTNDFLQNYFLEPTRPKQFSLLEFENFLLSRFSKDVEAMHRLGARRLIIVGVLPLGCIPLIKTIRNVEGCDKSLNSVAYSFNAKLLQQLNNLKTKLGLKTALVDVYGMIQRAVVNPKKYGFVDGSKGCVGTGTVEYGDSCKGVDTCSDPDKYVFWDAVHPTQKMYKIIANEAIESFISNFF, from the exons ATGGAACTACAgttaatattggtgaaaatgATACTAGCACTAGCAATggccatgatgatgatgatgccaTGTTATTCAGTTGCTGTGGACATTAATCAACAAGTGAGGCAAGTGGCAGCAAAGCATAACGTGTCTTGCCTCCTAGTTTTTGGAGACTCAAGTGTTGATTCAGGGAACAACAATGCCCTTCACACCACTATGAAAAGCAACTTTCCTCCTTATGGGAAAGACTTCTTTGACAGCCGCCCAACTGGAAGGTTTAGTAATGGGAGACTTGCCACAGACTTCGTTG CTGAAGCATTGGGGTACAGAAAAGCGATTCCACCTTTTCTTGATCCAAATTTGAAACCAGAAGATCTGCAATATGGTGTTAGTTTTGCATCAGCAGCCACAGGTTTTGATGATTACACTGCTGAAGTTTCG AATGTTTTGTCCGTTTCCAAACAGATCGAGTATTTTGCGCATTATAAGATACACTTGAAAAATGCGGTGGGTGAAGAAAGGGCAGAATTTATTACAAGAAATGCGTTGTATATAATTAGTATGGGTACAAATGACTTTCTGCAGAACTATTTCTTGGAACCTACTCGCCCTAAGCAATTCAGCTTGCTTGAATTTGAGAATTTCTTGCTCTCCCGCTTCTCTAAGGACGTTGAG GCAATGCATAGACTGGGTGCCAGGAGGTTGATCATTGTAGGGGTCCTACCTCTGGGATGCATTCCACTAATCAAGACAATTAGGAACGTTGAAGGCTGTGATAAAAGTTTAAACAGCGTTGCTTACTCATTCAATGCAAAATTATTACAGCAATTAAACAACTTAAAGACAAAGCTCGGCTTAAAGACTGCTTTGGTTGATGTTTATGGTATGATCCAACGTGCCGTCGTCAACCCTAAAAAATACG GTTTTGTCGATGGTTCAAAAGGATGTGTTGGGACGGGGACAGTAGAATATGGAGATTCATGCAAAGGGGTGGATACTTGTTCAGATCCAGACAAATATGTATTCTGGGATGCTGTTCATCCAACGCAAAAGATGTACAAGATAATAGCTAATGAGGCCATTGAATCTTTTATTAGTAACTTCTTTTGA